One segment of Triticum aestivum cultivar Chinese Spring chromosome 2A, IWGSC CS RefSeq v2.1, whole genome shotgun sequence DNA contains the following:
- the LOC123190225 gene encoding uncharacterized protein isoform X4, which translates to MEKQVQQPSSQSARAGMVQKPIHSEPTHGQQYKHFSGEETFNSFRAEPRTQIDAARTLLIEPPNPSVRRDESHTEPVQGTLARPGKRTQIDAARTLQNELPNASIHREESHTEPVQGNIARSGKRTYRFVFGPKSWQEGNVQKEQPNQVVHASHAQVMPTESSVHTNQAVGRFPDDPIPIHSKQITEHVDVPSATEHGQIRSQHQVVHEQQAGENPIDTVHMEQEKVDSACKPSSENRKSAENTKGNHKRKNSNLINVHASQAQVMPTESLVHINQADGGFPDDTIPKHGKQRTEHVAVPSAIEHEQVRSRHQVDHEQQEGENPSDGVHMEQEKVDSVCKPSNKNIKSTENTKGNRKRKNKNLMNSSNERPQLRRSKRLSKGSSPDLIDVEPIQKLDASPHQNHSEAPQIESSIADQTLSPETGWALPNPGSSSSHEHEIPQKSFNGIDQLDGSDEEVHSSPSDGQNQYMDGQVAEAACSGKNHSEQVRLKPHSKNFAEHGRPINLAASCSRLAALLPVPASATLPTISSLSSPEKLPPQCSSPITPHNQPRAVIYSQDAQCDDMLSGSLSKSSKKRKGRGPSLLVEPREEADRPVLTPSGTDNWSVHPPFPKKVATTISLLIKQNYPGTCISVDDEGRSCEVVVHYWHQCPPDVRATVLDEFLKRYKWAPGHEEECQKIFERKAVRQLVNLFCYEKQRVREELAAKKFKGSTVVGRANGELEKGDDREDSEERQGDGSVVSIDHDDPLNWKPFVPDWMQPSWWEMLCDHWAQDEFMKVSYQKRKNRNAGGHPSAAAGSQIIAMHQHPKDTTSWHAEEARDPLLGPHPVQEQVGSSKRGRYQGTPVASKKAQTDSSSKSSPDFLSRQGQEPRFTQEQVQLMINQALQGLNETWEKKFLSLEQNMRSVPSARAVPVGAKTRSAVAVARDKRCQISRQDTFDSAEGEEDPDDGEEQDDVRWS; encoded by the exons ATGGAAAAG CAGGTGCAGCAGCCTTCGAGTCAATCAGCTCGTGCAGGAATGGTTCAAAAGCCCATTCATTCAGAGCCGACACATGGACAACAATACAAGCATTTTTCTGGAGAGGAGACCTTCAACTCATTTCGAGCTGAACCAAGAACACAGATTGATGCAGCAAGGACGCTACTAATTGAGCCTCCTAATCCTTCAGTCCGTAGGGATGAGTCACATACTGAACCTGTCCAAGGAACTCTTGCCAGGCCTGGCAAGAGGACACAAATTGATGCAGCAAGGACACTACAAAATGAGCTTCCTAATGCTTCAATCCACagggaggagtcacatactgaacCTGTCCAAGGAAATATTGCCAGGTCTGGCAAGAGGACATATAGATTTGTATTTGGTCCAAAATCGTGGCAAGAAGGAAATGTCCAGAAAGAGCAGCCTAACCAGGTTGTCCATGCATCACATGCTCAAGTTATGCCCACAGAGTCTTCAGTTCATACAAACCAGGCAGTAGGAAGGTTTCCTGATGACCCAATTCCGATTCACAGCAAGCAGATAACTGAACATGTGGATGTCCCTAGTGCTACCGAGCATGGGCAGATTCGTTCTCAGCATCAAGTTGTCCATGAACAGCAGGCAGGTGAAAATCCTATTGACACAGTCCACATGGAGCAGGAAAAGGTGGACTCTGCTTGCAAGCCATCAAGCGAAAATAGGAAGAGCGCCGAAAATACTAAAGGAAATCATAAGAGGAAAAACAGTAATTTGATAAATGTCCACGCATCACAGGCACAAGTAATGCCCACTGAGTCTTTGGTTCATATAAATCAGGCAGACGGAGGGTTTCCTGATGACACAATTCCAAAGCACGGCAAGCAGAGAACTGAACATGTGGCTGTCCCTAGTGCTATCGAGCATGAGCAGGTACGTTCTCGGCATCAAGTTGACCATGAGCAGCAGGAAGGTGAAAATCCTAGTGACGGAGTCCACATGGAGCAGGAAAAGGTGGACTCTGTCTGCAAGCCATCAAACAAAAATATAAAGAGCACCGAAAATACTAAAGGAAATCGTAAGAGGAAAAACAAGAATTTGATGAATTCTTCTAATGAGCGGCCTCAGCTTAGGCGCAGTAAACGCCTGTCAAAGGGATCATCACCAGACCTTATTGATGTTGAGCCTATCCAGAAGTTAGATGCTTCCCCCCATCAAAATCATTCAGAAGCTCCACAGATTGAGAGTAGCATAGCTGATCAAACACTCTCTCCAGAGACTGGGTGGGCACTTCCTAATCCTGGTTCTAGTTCATCTCATGAGCATGAGATTCCCCAAAAAAGCTTTAATGGGATTGACCAGCTTGATGGAAGTGATGAGGAAGTACATTCAAGTCCATCAGATGGTCAAAATCAGTATATGGATGGACAAGTGGCAGAAGCAGCTTGCAGTGGCAAGAACCACTCGGAGCAGGTTCGACTCAAGCCTCACAGCAAGAATTTTGCAGAGCATGGCAGGCCGATAAACTTGGCTGCTTCATGCAGCCGCCTTGCTGCCTTGTTGCCTGTTCCAGCTTCCGCTACTTTGCCCACTATTTCCTCGCTTTCTTCACCTGAAA AGCTACCACCTCAGTGCAGCAGTCCAATAACACCGCATAACCAACCACGAGCAGTTATATATTCCCAG GATGCACAGTGTGATGATATGCTATCAGGATCTCTTAGCAAGTCATCGAAAAAGCGCAAGGGGCGTGGCCCTTCATTGCTAGTGGAACCACGCGAAGAAGCTGATAGGCCTGTGTTGACGCCCAGTGGTACAGA CAACTGGAGTGTCCACCCGCCGTTTCCTAAGAAGGTAGCAACTACCATCTCCCTTCTTATCAAGCAGAACTATCCTGGGACCTGTATTTCAGTGGATGACGAGGGAAGATCCTGTGAGGTTGTGGTTCACTATTGGCACCAATGCCCTCCAGATGTAAGGGCTACCGTGTTGGATGAATTCCTT AAACGCTACAAGTGGGCCCCTGGCCACGAAGAGGAGTGCCAGAAGATCTTTGAGCGCAAAGCAGTTAGACAGTTAGTTAACCTCTTTTGCTATGAGAAGCAAAGGGTTAGAGAGGAGTTGGCAGCAAAGAAGTTCAAAGGATCTACGGTGGTTGGTAGGGCCAATGGAGAATTAGAAAAGGGAGACGATAGAGAAGATTCAGAGGAACGACAGGGAGATGGGTCCGTTGTGTCGATTGACCATGATGATCCACTGAATTGGAAACCGTTTGTCCCTGATTGGATGCAACCATCATGGTGGGAAATGTTGTGTGACCATTGGGCCCAAGACGAATTTATGAAGGTTTCTTACCAAAAGAGAAAGAATCGGAATGCAGGAGGCCACCCCTCTGCTGCTGCAGGCTCACAAATCATAGCAATGCACCAGCACCCTAAG GATACCACATCCTGGCATGCTGAGGAGGCCAGAGATCCTCTGCTAGGCCCCCATCCTGTGCAAGAGCAGGTGGGTAGCTCGAAGCGTGGGAGGTACCAAGGTACTCCTGTTGCCAGCAAGAAGGCCCAGACTGATTCATCGTCAAAATCCTCCCCAGATTTCTTGAGCAGACAGGGACAAGAGCCAAGATTCACACAGGAGCAGGTGCAGCTGATGATTAACCAAGCTCTACAAGGACTGAATGAAACTTGGGAGAAGAAGTTTCTGTCCTTGGAGCAAAACATGCGCAGCGTGCCCTCGGCACGTGCTGTTCCTGTC GGTGCTAAGACTAGGTCAGCTGTGGCTGTTGCAAGGGACAAGCGATGCCAGATTTCACGGCAG GACACATTTGATTCGGCGGAGGGAGAGGAAGATCCAGACGACGGCGAGGAGCAGGATGATGTGCGTTGGAGTTAG
- the LOC123190225 gene encoding uncharacterized protein isoform X6, producing MLQVQQPSSQSARAGMVQKPIHSEPTHGQQYKHFSGEETFNSFRAEPRTQIDAARTLLIEPPNPSVRRDESHTEPVQGTLARPGKRTQIDAARTLQNELPNASIHREESHTEPVQGNIARSGKRTYRFVFGPKSWQEGNVQKEQPNQVVHASHAQVMPTESSVHTNQAVGRFPDDPIPIHSKQITEHVDVPSATEHGQIRSQHQVVHEQQAGENPIDTVHMEQEKVDSACKPSSENRKSAENTKGNHKRKNSNLINVHASQAQVMPTESLVHINQADGGFPDDTIPKHGKQRTEHVAVPSAIEHEQVRSRHQVDHEQQEGENPSDGVHMEQEKVDSVCKPSNKNIKSTENTKGNRKRKNKNLMNSSNERPQLRRSKRLSKGSSPDLIDVEPIQKLDASPHQNHSEAPQIESSIADQTLSPETGWALPNPGSSSSHEHEIPQKSFNGIDQLDGSDEEVHSSPSDGQNQYMDGQVAEAACSGKNHSEQVRLKPHSKNFAEHGRPINLAASCSRLAALLPVPASATLPTISSLSSPEKLPPQCSSPITPHNQPRAVIYSQDAQCDDMLSGSLSKSSKKRKGRGPSLLVEPREEADRPVLTPSGTDNWSVHPPFPKKVATTISLLIKQNYPGTCISVDDEGRSCEVVVHYWHQCPPDVRATVLDEFLKRYKWAPGHEEECQKIFERKAVRQLVNLFCYEKQRVREELAAKKFKGSTVVGRANGELEKGDDREDSEERQGDGSVVSIDHDDPLNWKPFVPDWMQPSWWEMLCDHWAQDEFMKVSYQKRKNRNAGGHPSAAAGSQIIAMHQHPKDTTSWHAEEARDPLLGPHPVQEQVGSSKRGRYQGTPVASKKAQTDSSSKSSPDFLSRQGQEPRFTQEQVQLMINQALQGLNETWEKKFLSLEQNMRSVPSARAVPVGAKTRSAVAVARDKRCQISRQDTFDSAEGEEDPDDGEEQDDVRWS from the exons ATGTTG CAGGTGCAGCAGCCTTCGAGTCAATCAGCTCGTGCAGGAATGGTTCAAAAGCCCATTCATTCAGAGCCGACACATGGACAACAATACAAGCATTTTTCTGGAGAGGAGACCTTCAACTCATTTCGAGCTGAACCAAGAACACAGATTGATGCAGCAAGGACGCTACTAATTGAGCCTCCTAATCCTTCAGTCCGTAGGGATGAGTCACATACTGAACCTGTCCAAGGAACTCTTGCCAGGCCTGGCAAGAGGACACAAATTGATGCAGCAAGGACACTACAAAATGAGCTTCCTAATGCTTCAATCCACagggaggagtcacatactgaacCTGTCCAAGGAAATATTGCCAGGTCTGGCAAGAGGACATATAGATTTGTATTTGGTCCAAAATCGTGGCAAGAAGGAAATGTCCAGAAAGAGCAGCCTAACCAGGTTGTCCATGCATCACATGCTCAAGTTATGCCCACAGAGTCTTCAGTTCATACAAACCAGGCAGTAGGAAGGTTTCCTGATGACCCAATTCCGATTCACAGCAAGCAGATAACTGAACATGTGGATGTCCCTAGTGCTACCGAGCATGGGCAGATTCGTTCTCAGCATCAAGTTGTCCATGAACAGCAGGCAGGTGAAAATCCTATTGACACAGTCCACATGGAGCAGGAAAAGGTGGACTCTGCTTGCAAGCCATCAAGCGAAAATAGGAAGAGCGCCGAAAATACTAAAGGAAATCATAAGAGGAAAAACAGTAATTTGATAAATGTCCACGCATCACAGGCACAAGTAATGCCCACTGAGTCTTTGGTTCATATAAATCAGGCAGACGGAGGGTTTCCTGATGACACAATTCCAAAGCACGGCAAGCAGAGAACTGAACATGTGGCTGTCCCTAGTGCTATCGAGCATGAGCAGGTACGTTCTCGGCATCAAGTTGACCATGAGCAGCAGGAAGGTGAAAATCCTAGTGACGGAGTCCACATGGAGCAGGAAAAGGTGGACTCTGTCTGCAAGCCATCAAACAAAAATATAAAGAGCACCGAAAATACTAAAGGAAATCGTAAGAGGAAAAACAAGAATTTGATGAATTCTTCTAATGAGCGGCCTCAGCTTAGGCGCAGTAAACGCCTGTCAAAGGGATCATCACCAGACCTTATTGATGTTGAGCCTATCCAGAAGTTAGATGCTTCCCCCCATCAAAATCATTCAGAAGCTCCACAGATTGAGAGTAGCATAGCTGATCAAACACTCTCTCCAGAGACTGGGTGGGCACTTCCTAATCCTGGTTCTAGTTCATCTCATGAGCATGAGATTCCCCAAAAAAGCTTTAATGGGATTGACCAGCTTGATGGAAGTGATGAGGAAGTACATTCAAGTCCATCAGATGGTCAAAATCAGTATATGGATGGACAAGTGGCAGAAGCAGCTTGCAGTGGCAAGAACCACTCGGAGCAGGTTCGACTCAAGCCTCACAGCAAGAATTTTGCAGAGCATGGCAGGCCGATAAACTTGGCTGCTTCATGCAGCCGCCTTGCTGCCTTGTTGCCTGTTCCAGCTTCCGCTACTTTGCCCACTATTTCCTCGCTTTCTTCACCTGAAA AGCTACCACCTCAGTGCAGCAGTCCAATAACACCGCATAACCAACCACGAGCAGTTATATATTCCCAG GATGCACAGTGTGATGATATGCTATCAGGATCTCTTAGCAAGTCATCGAAAAAGCGCAAGGGGCGTGGCCCTTCATTGCTAGTGGAACCACGCGAAGAAGCTGATAGGCCTGTGTTGACGCCCAGTGGTACAGA CAACTGGAGTGTCCACCCGCCGTTTCCTAAGAAGGTAGCAACTACCATCTCCCTTCTTATCAAGCAGAACTATCCTGGGACCTGTATTTCAGTGGATGACGAGGGAAGATCCTGTGAGGTTGTGGTTCACTATTGGCACCAATGCCCTCCAGATGTAAGGGCTACCGTGTTGGATGAATTCCTT AAACGCTACAAGTGGGCCCCTGGCCACGAAGAGGAGTGCCAGAAGATCTTTGAGCGCAAAGCAGTTAGACAGTTAGTTAACCTCTTTTGCTATGAGAAGCAAAGGGTTAGAGAGGAGTTGGCAGCAAAGAAGTTCAAAGGATCTACGGTGGTTGGTAGGGCCAATGGAGAATTAGAAAAGGGAGACGATAGAGAAGATTCAGAGGAACGACAGGGAGATGGGTCCGTTGTGTCGATTGACCATGATGATCCACTGAATTGGAAACCGTTTGTCCCTGATTGGATGCAACCATCATGGTGGGAAATGTTGTGTGACCATTGGGCCCAAGACGAATTTATGAAGGTTTCTTACCAAAAGAGAAAGAATCGGAATGCAGGAGGCCACCCCTCTGCTGCTGCAGGCTCACAAATCATAGCAATGCACCAGCACCCTAAG GATACCACATCCTGGCATGCTGAGGAGGCCAGAGATCCTCTGCTAGGCCCCCATCCTGTGCAAGAGCAGGTGGGTAGCTCGAAGCGTGGGAGGTACCAAGGTACTCCTGTTGCCAGCAAGAAGGCCCAGACTGATTCATCGTCAAAATCCTCCCCAGATTTCTTGAGCAGACAGGGACAAGAGCCAAGATTCACACAGGAGCAGGTGCAGCTGATGATTAACCAAGCTCTACAAGGACTGAATGAAACTTGGGAGAAGAAGTTTCTGTCCTTGGAGCAAAACATGCGCAGCGTGCCCTCGGCACGTGCTGTTCCTGTC GGTGCTAAGACTAGGTCAGCTGTGGCTGTTGCAAGGGACAAGCGATGCCAGATTTCACGGCAG GACACATTTGATTCGGCGGAGGGAGAGGAAGATCCAGACGACGGCGAGGAGCAGGATGATGTGCGTTGGAGTTAG
- the LOC123190225 gene encoding uncharacterized protein isoform X7, whose amino-acid sequence MLVQQPSSQSARAGMVQKPIHSEPTHGQQYKHFSGEETFNSFRAEPRTQIDAARTLLIEPPNPSVRRDESHTEPVQGTLARPGKRTQIDAARTLQNELPNASIHREESHTEPVQGNIARSGKRTYRFVFGPKSWQEGNVQKEQPNQVVHASHAQVMPTESSVHTNQAVGRFPDDPIPIHSKQITEHVDVPSATEHGQIRSQHQVVHEQQAGENPIDTVHMEQEKVDSACKPSSENRKSAENTKGNHKRKNSNLINVHASQAQVMPTESLVHINQADGGFPDDTIPKHGKQRTEHVAVPSAIEHEQVRSRHQVDHEQQEGENPSDGVHMEQEKVDSVCKPSNKNIKSTENTKGNRKRKNKNLMNSSNERPQLRRSKRLSKGSSPDLIDVEPIQKLDASPHQNHSEAPQIESSIADQTLSPETGWALPNPGSSSSHEHEIPQKSFNGIDQLDGSDEEVHSSPSDGQNQYMDGQVAEAACSGKNHSEQVRLKPHSKNFAEHGRPINLAASCSRLAALLPVPASATLPTISSLSSPEKLPPQCSSPITPHNQPRAVIYSQDAQCDDMLSGSLSKSSKKRKGRGPSLLVEPREEADRPVLTPSGTDNWSVHPPFPKKVATTISLLIKQNYPGTCISVDDEGRSCEVVVHYWHQCPPDVRATVLDEFLKRYKWAPGHEEECQKIFERKAVRQLVNLFCYEKQRVREELAAKKFKGSTVVGRANGELEKGDDREDSEERQGDGSVVSIDHDDPLNWKPFVPDWMQPSWWEMLCDHWAQDEFMKVSYQKRKNRNAGGHPSAAAGSQIIAMHQHPKDTTSWHAEEARDPLLGPHPVQEQVGSSKRGRYQGTPVASKKAQTDSSSKSSPDFLSRQGQEPRFTQEQVQLMINQALQGLNETWEKKFLSLEQNMRSVPSARAVPVGAKTRSAVAVARDKRCQISRQDTFDSAEGEEDPDDGEEQDDVRWS is encoded by the exons ATGTTG GTGCAGCAGCCTTCGAGTCAATCAGCTCGTGCAGGAATGGTTCAAAAGCCCATTCATTCAGAGCCGACACATGGACAACAATACAAGCATTTTTCTGGAGAGGAGACCTTCAACTCATTTCGAGCTGAACCAAGAACACAGATTGATGCAGCAAGGACGCTACTAATTGAGCCTCCTAATCCTTCAGTCCGTAGGGATGAGTCACATACTGAACCTGTCCAAGGAACTCTTGCCAGGCCTGGCAAGAGGACACAAATTGATGCAGCAAGGACACTACAAAATGAGCTTCCTAATGCTTCAATCCACagggaggagtcacatactgaacCTGTCCAAGGAAATATTGCCAGGTCTGGCAAGAGGACATATAGATTTGTATTTGGTCCAAAATCGTGGCAAGAAGGAAATGTCCAGAAAGAGCAGCCTAACCAGGTTGTCCATGCATCACATGCTCAAGTTATGCCCACAGAGTCTTCAGTTCATACAAACCAGGCAGTAGGAAGGTTTCCTGATGACCCAATTCCGATTCACAGCAAGCAGATAACTGAACATGTGGATGTCCCTAGTGCTACCGAGCATGGGCAGATTCGTTCTCAGCATCAAGTTGTCCATGAACAGCAGGCAGGTGAAAATCCTATTGACACAGTCCACATGGAGCAGGAAAAGGTGGACTCTGCTTGCAAGCCATCAAGCGAAAATAGGAAGAGCGCCGAAAATACTAAAGGAAATCATAAGAGGAAAAACAGTAATTTGATAAATGTCCACGCATCACAGGCACAAGTAATGCCCACTGAGTCTTTGGTTCATATAAATCAGGCAGACGGAGGGTTTCCTGATGACACAATTCCAAAGCACGGCAAGCAGAGAACTGAACATGTGGCTGTCCCTAGTGCTATCGAGCATGAGCAGGTACGTTCTCGGCATCAAGTTGACCATGAGCAGCAGGAAGGTGAAAATCCTAGTGACGGAGTCCACATGGAGCAGGAAAAGGTGGACTCTGTCTGCAAGCCATCAAACAAAAATATAAAGAGCACCGAAAATACTAAAGGAAATCGTAAGAGGAAAAACAAGAATTTGATGAATTCTTCTAATGAGCGGCCTCAGCTTAGGCGCAGTAAACGCCTGTCAAAGGGATCATCACCAGACCTTATTGATGTTGAGCCTATCCAGAAGTTAGATGCTTCCCCCCATCAAAATCATTCAGAAGCTCCACAGATTGAGAGTAGCATAGCTGATCAAACACTCTCTCCAGAGACTGGGTGGGCACTTCCTAATCCTGGTTCTAGTTCATCTCATGAGCATGAGATTCCCCAAAAAAGCTTTAATGGGATTGACCAGCTTGATGGAAGTGATGAGGAAGTACATTCAAGTCCATCAGATGGTCAAAATCAGTATATGGATGGACAAGTGGCAGAAGCAGCTTGCAGTGGCAAGAACCACTCGGAGCAGGTTCGACTCAAGCCTCACAGCAAGAATTTTGCAGAGCATGGCAGGCCGATAAACTTGGCTGCTTCATGCAGCCGCCTTGCTGCCTTGTTGCCTGTTCCAGCTTCCGCTACTTTGCCCACTATTTCCTCGCTTTCTTCACCTGAAA AGCTACCACCTCAGTGCAGCAGTCCAATAACACCGCATAACCAACCACGAGCAGTTATATATTCCCAG GATGCACAGTGTGATGATATGCTATCAGGATCTCTTAGCAAGTCATCGAAAAAGCGCAAGGGGCGTGGCCCTTCATTGCTAGTGGAACCACGCGAAGAAGCTGATAGGCCTGTGTTGACGCCCAGTGGTACAGA CAACTGGAGTGTCCACCCGCCGTTTCCTAAGAAGGTAGCAACTACCATCTCCCTTCTTATCAAGCAGAACTATCCTGGGACCTGTATTTCAGTGGATGACGAGGGAAGATCCTGTGAGGTTGTGGTTCACTATTGGCACCAATGCCCTCCAGATGTAAGGGCTACCGTGTTGGATGAATTCCTT AAACGCTACAAGTGGGCCCCTGGCCACGAAGAGGAGTGCCAGAAGATCTTTGAGCGCAAAGCAGTTAGACAGTTAGTTAACCTCTTTTGCTATGAGAAGCAAAGGGTTAGAGAGGAGTTGGCAGCAAAGAAGTTCAAAGGATCTACGGTGGTTGGTAGGGCCAATGGAGAATTAGAAAAGGGAGACGATAGAGAAGATTCAGAGGAACGACAGGGAGATGGGTCCGTTGTGTCGATTGACCATGATGATCCACTGAATTGGAAACCGTTTGTCCCTGATTGGATGCAACCATCATGGTGGGAAATGTTGTGTGACCATTGGGCCCAAGACGAATTTATGAAGGTTTCTTACCAAAAGAGAAAGAATCGGAATGCAGGAGGCCACCCCTCTGCTGCTGCAGGCTCACAAATCATAGCAATGCACCAGCACCCTAAG GATACCACATCCTGGCATGCTGAGGAGGCCAGAGATCCTCTGCTAGGCCCCCATCCTGTGCAAGAGCAGGTGGGTAGCTCGAAGCGTGGGAGGTACCAAGGTACTCCTGTTGCCAGCAAGAAGGCCCAGACTGATTCATCGTCAAAATCCTCCCCAGATTTCTTGAGCAGACAGGGACAAGAGCCAAGATTCACACAGGAGCAGGTGCAGCTGATGATTAACCAAGCTCTACAAGGACTGAATGAAACTTGGGAGAAGAAGTTTCTGTCCTTGGAGCAAAACATGCGCAGCGTGCCCTCGGCACGTGCTGTTCCTGTC GGTGCTAAGACTAGGTCAGCTGTGGCTGTTGCAAGGGACAAGCGATGCCAGATTTCACGGCAG GACACATTTGATTCGGCGGAGGGAGAGGAAGATCCAGACGACGGCGAGGAGCAGGATGATGTGCGTTGGAGTTAG